The stretch of DNA AATTTAAAGGCATTTTGGGTATCAATCTTCACACCTTCGTATTCATGATCAGCATCTACAAAAATCAAATCAAACTGCTTTTCAAGTTTTGTGAAATCGTAGGTTTGGGTATTGTGTTCAATGAAATTAATGTTCTTGGCATTTTTCAAAAAAACACGTGAAGTATTAATTACTTCAGCCGGTAAACCAATAGCTCTCATTTCGGCATTTGAAAAGCTTAAAGAAGTAGTGTTATTAGTTACTTGACTAATGTTGGCAATACTTTCACCTCTCCACGAGCCAAATTCAATATACTGGCAATTATCATATCGAAGGGCTAGTTTTTTGAGCAGCGCAATATCACTGATTAAGGAAGTTCCTTCGAGAAAGCTGTAACTGCTAATTTTTTCTTCAAAATCGGGAAACAATTCTAATAAATCGATGGTTTTTAAACCTTGTGGAAGCTGGTAGGTTTGTATTACTTTATTTTTAGCAACCAGTTCACGCGTAACATTAAACAAAGCCTTGCTTAGTTCGCCGGTATTGGTTATGCAGAGTTTAATAAAAGTAAACAACAAACGAATATATCGAATCATTCGGAGTATTTTAAAAATTAGTCGGCAAATATACTATTAATGACGCATTATGATTGAGGGTAATTTTTGAATATTTTATGGTTACTTTTGAAAATATATGGTTAAAAAAATGTGCATCAAAGTAGAGGACTTAACTACCAAATACAGTTTTGTTTATTCAAAAAAAATAAAAAATTAATACTCTATAATTTCAATTAAACAACACAACAAGTATAACTATTAGTTAAAATAAACATGCTGGGCCAAAACAGAAATACCTATTACGCAGCTCGCTTACGAGAAGTTTATTTAAACGGTAAATGGATTGCCAATACAAATTACCAAGAACAAATACTTACAATTGGTTGGAAAGAAGCAACTAAAAAAATTGGTGAACTGAATAGTATTGCTTTGCTCTTATTTCACATTAGTTATTACTTAAAAGGAATACAGCAAGTGTTGAATGGTGGACCGCTTGAAATTAAAGACAAATACAGTTTTACTATGCCCGAAATTAAATCATCGGAAGACTGGGAAAAACTAGTTAACGATTTTTTAAGATGTGCTTCAAGCTTTGCTGATACAGTAGAACAACTAAATGATGAAATTTTTGACCAAGACTTTGTGGATGAAAAATATGGTAATTATGGACGAAATATTGAAGCTGTAATTGAGCACAGCTATTACCATTTGGGACAAATTTGCTTGATCAATAAAATGATTCAGCAAGGTTATTAATTTTGAGAAGATTAGCGAAACAAGGTTATTGAACCTATTTTTTCAGTGTCGTTGAAATTAACAACATATACATAAACTCCTACCGGAACTTGGAATCCATTTGACCTTCCATTCCAACTAACTTGATAGCCTTGAGTTTGAAAAATTAATACTCCCCAACGATCATAAATTTCAAGTTTCAACAAATTGCAATTATGAAAGGAATTAACAGTAAACACATCATTGAGTCCATCACCATCGGGTGTAAAGGCATTCGGAATAAAAAGATAGCCTTCGGGATTCTGTTCATACTTTATTTCATCGACTAG from Bacteroidota bacterium encodes:
- a CDS encoding class I SAM-dependent methyltransferase: MIRYIRLLFTFIKLCITNTGELSKALFNVTRELVAKNKVIQTYQLPQGLKTIDLLELFPDFEEKISSYSFLEGTSLISDIALLKKLALRYDNCQYIEFGSWRGESIANISQVTNNTTSLSFSNAEMRAIGLPAEVINTSRVFLKNAKNINFIEHNTQTYDFTKLEKQFDLIFVDADHEYEGVKIDTQNAFKLLKNENSIIVWHDYGKSTENINWPVFAGIMDGAPSDEHRKKIYRISNTLCAIYINGSFNASYPTKYFPNKTFEVTVKAARFNA
- a CDS encoding DUF1572 domain-containing protein encodes the protein MLGQNRNTYYAARLREVYLNGKWIANTNYQEQILTIGWKEATKKIGELNSIALLLFHISYYLKGIQQVLNGGPLEIKDKYSFTMPEIKSSEDWEKLVNDFLRCASSFADTVEQLNDEIFDQDFVDEKYGNYGRNIEAVIEHSYYHLGQICLINKMIQQGY